One window of the Populus nigra chromosome 4, ddPopNigr1.1, whole genome shotgun sequence genome contains the following:
- the LOC133691450 gene encoding WRKY transcription factor 22-like gives MEDIDWDLHAVVRGCTTSTSTSTTATTTINSNSSSNRNGTTSGYRSDYYPQYSCFSGFGSEQVGHLFSHPDPFETRNVIGELDELYKPFFPKTQPLIYSPQACTPISSFSSFASFNKDFQTQPKQQQKKSQPKQSLAGSVTSSGNSHTPRSKRRKNQLKKVCQVPAEALSSDVWAWRKYGQKPIKGSPYPRGYYRCSSSKGCLARKQVERNRSDPGMFIVTYTAEHNHPAPTHRNSLAGSTRQKTSTPQAGTSNDSNKPSSPPQPTCSSPATSLEDELLVQSTTDTELSREEKDITEDDDEDELAGFSEIAVSDDFFAGLEEFVVPATGFFSDHFPASFGLPWHANKNAATAAGSI, from the exons ATGGAGGATATTGATTGGGATCTTCATGCTGTGGTCAGAGGCTGCACCACCTCTACCTCCACATCCACCACGGCTACAACCACCAtcaacagcaacagcagcagcaacagaaACGGCACTACGAGTGGTTATAGATCAGATTATTATCCTCAATATTCTTGCTTTTCTGGCTTTGGCAGTGAGCAAGTTGGCCATCTTTTCTCTCATCCAGATCCCTTTGAAACAAGAAATGTTATTGGAGAACTGGATGAGCTTTACAAGCCATTTTTCCCCAAAACTCAGCCCCTCATTTATTCTCCACAAGCCTGCACACCTATCTCTTCGTTTTCTTCGTTTGCCAGTTTTAACAAGGATTTTCAAACCCAGCCAAAACAACAGCAAAAAAAGTCACAGCCTAAGCAGTCTCTTGCCGGTTCTGTGACTAGCAGTGGAAATTCTCATACACCTCGATCCAAAAGAAG AAAGAACCAGTTAAAGAAAGTATGCCAGGTACCAGCAGAGGCTCTATCTTCAGATGTGTGGGCATGGCGTAAATATGGGCAAAAACCAATCAAAGGCTCTCCATATCCAAG GGGCTATTACAGATGCAGCAGCTCAAAAGGGTGTTTGGCCCGGAAACAAGTGGAGAGAAACAGATCCGACCCAGGAATGTTCATAGTGACGTACACAGCAGAGCACAACCACCCTGCCCCTACACACAGAAACTCTCTAGCAGGTAGCACGCGTCAGAAGACCTCAACACCACAAGCTGGTACATCTAACGATTCTAACAAACCATCATCACCACCCCAACCCACTTGCTCATCTCCAGCAACTTCCCTGGAAGATGAGCTACTAGTTCAAAGTACTACGGACACAGAATTAAGCAGAGAAGAGAAAGATATAACGGAAGACGACGATGAAGATGAGCTTGCTGGATTCTCAGAGATAGCTGTTAGTGATGATTTCTTTGCGGGTTTGGAGGAATTTGTTGTTCCGGCTACCGGATTTTTCTCTGATCATTTTCCTGCAAGTTTTGGTCTGCCTTGGCATGCTAACAAAAATGCTGCCACGGCAGCCGGAAGTATCTGA